One genomic window of Halolamina sediminis includes the following:
- a CDS encoding MoaD/ThiS family protein, whose translation MSTVETEQATTTTVEVKATGHVRRELGDHEFEFTFEGDTLGAFLDSFFAAYGCEEMLLAETEAEETHSGWAEYPGEPPGRWERNPEGERTRAFARVLVNGKFNELLDGFGTKLADGDRVALVYPFMFCL comes from the coding sequence ATGAGCACCGTCGAAACCGAACAGGCGACGACGACCACTGTCGAGGTGAAAGCCACCGGCCACGTCCGCCGGGAGCTCGGCGACCACGAGTTCGAGTTCACGTTCGAGGGCGACACGCTCGGGGCGTTCCTCGATTCCTTCTTCGCGGCGTACGGCTGCGAGGAGATGCTGCTGGCCGAGACCGAGGCCGAGGAGACCCACAGCGGCTGGGCGGAGTACCCGGGCGAGCCGCCGGGGCGCTGGGAGCGCAACCCCGAGGGCGAGCGGACCCGGGCGTTCGCCCGCGTGCTCGTGAACGGGAAGTTCAACGAACTGCTCGACGGCTTCGGGACCAAGCTCGCCGACGGCGACCGAGTCGCACTGGTGTACCCGTTCATGTTCTGCCTCTGA
- a CDS encoding 23S rRNA (uridine(2552)-2'-O)-methyltransferase — MTGKDDYYNRAKQEGYRARSAYKLQQLDETANLFDDGDTVVDLGAAPGGWLQVAAEEVGPQGKVVGVDLQRIDDLDTHQVSTIPGDMTEEETRDHLRRELGGAEADVVISDMAPNMTGEYELDHARSVHLARTAFETATEFLKPGGDFVAKVFQGKDLDDLEADIEASFQYVRRVDPDASRDSSSEVYLVAKGFTTAPVATGDRLTVEITDTGTEGDGIAKVDSFTVFVAGADEGEEIEVTVTDVKPNFAFAERVE; from the coding sequence ATGACCGGAAAGGACGACTACTACAACCGCGCCAAGCAGGAGGGGTACCGCGCCCGCTCGGCGTACAAGCTCCAGCAGCTCGACGAGACCGCGAACCTGTTCGACGACGGCGACACGGTCGTCGACCTCGGCGCCGCCCCCGGCGGGTGGCTGCAGGTCGCCGCCGAGGAGGTCGGCCCGCAAGGGAAAGTCGTCGGCGTCGACCTCCAGCGGATCGACGACCTCGACACCCACCAGGTGAGCACGATCCCGGGCGACATGACCGAGGAAGAGACGCGGGACCACCTCCGACGCGAACTCGGGGGCGCTGAGGCCGACGTGGTGATCTCGGACATGGCGCCGAACATGACCGGCGAGTACGAACTCGACCACGCGCGCTCGGTCCACCTCGCCCGGACCGCCTTCGAGACCGCGACGGAGTTCCTGAAGCCCGGCGGCGACTTCGTCGCCAAGGTGTTCCAGGGGAAGGATCTGGACGACCTCGAAGCCGACATCGAGGCGTCGTTCCAGTACGTCCGACGGGTCGACCCCGACGCCTCGCGGGACTCCTCCAGCGAGGTGTATCTGGTCGCGAAGGGGTTCACCACTGCGCCAGTCGCGACGGGCGACCGGCTCACGGTCGAAATCACCGACACCGGGACGGAGGGCGACGGCATCGCGAAGGTCGACTCGTTCACGGTGTTCGTCGCCGGCGCCGACGAGGGCGAGGAGATCGAGGTCACGGTGACCGACGTGAAACCCAACTTCGCGTTCGCCGAGCGCGTCGAGTAG
- a CDS encoding queuosine precursor transporter yields MSADRRPLPVDRLLLVALFVTALVVAQLTAAKLLSVQLPFSIPVAGSALALPGAALAYAVTYFASDCYAELYGKQAARELVNVAFLMNFVVLALVWSTIVAPAADPEFASTFASVLGASTNIVAGSLLAYVVSQNWDVLVFHRLKDLTDGDKLWLRNIGSTASSQLIDTVIFVGVAFWVLPNAGIGTELGLPLVNSGPVPSVAALIVGQYVLKLAIALIDTPFVYVVVGAVRRRDAGERRLFAS; encoded by the coding sequence ATGAGCGCCGACCGGCGCCCGCTCCCGGTCGATCGCCTGCTGCTGGTCGCGCTGTTCGTCACCGCGCTCGTCGTCGCCCAGCTCACCGCGGCGAAGCTGCTCTCCGTCCAGCTCCCGTTCTCGATCCCGGTCGCGGGCAGCGCGCTCGCGCTGCCGGGTGCAGCGCTCGCGTACGCCGTGACGTACTTCGCGTCGGACTGCTACGCCGAACTGTACGGGAAACAGGCCGCCCGCGAGCTGGTCAACGTCGCGTTCCTGATGAACTTCGTCGTGCTGGCGCTGGTCTGGAGCACGATCGTCGCCCCCGCCGCCGACCCCGAGTTCGCGAGCACGTTCGCCTCGGTGCTCGGCGCCTCGACGAACATCGTCGCCGGCAGCCTGCTGGCGTACGTCGTCAGTCAGAACTGGGACGTGCTCGTCTTCCACCGGCTGAAGGATCTCACCGACGGCGACAAGCTCTGGCTGCGCAACATCGGCTCGACTGCGAGCAGCCAGCTCATCGACACGGTGATCTTCGTCGGCGTCGCGTTCTGGGTGCTCCCGAACGCCGGGATCGGCACCGAACTGGGCCTGCCGCTGGTCAACAGCGGCCCCGTCCCGAGCGTCGCCGCGCTGATCGTCGGCCAGTACGTGCTGAAGCTCGCGATCGCGCTGATCGACACGCCCTTCGTTTACGTAGTCGTCGGCGCGGTCCGTCGCCGTGACGCGGGCGAGCGGCGACTGTTCGCGTCGTAG
- a CDS encoding ribbon-helix-helix domain-containing protein yields MTKVSVEIPDELLEDLDEHVGEGGKFVNRSDAIRASIRKTLDRLDEIDQRQGRLEEEE; encoded by the coding sequence ATGACGAAAGTCTCCGTCGAGATTCCCGACGAACTGCTCGAGGATCTGGACGAGCACGTCGGCGAGGGCGGGAAGTTCGTCAACCGCAGCGACGCGATCCGGGCGTCGATCCGGAAGACGCTCGACAGGCTCGACGAGATCGACCAGCGGCAGGGTCGGCTGGAGGAGGAAGAATGA
- the tatC gene encoding twin-arginine translocase subunit TatC has translation MSSALDDDTQRAIAEGRETAGAVLRSAQKDLQKVFIVFLIGFLGVFMALRRGVWEWLKGVTTQRMPAELQSQFDIIAQTPFDVILLQAKISLVAGIIVAAPVLVYFSRDALQERGHWPEVPIPLWKAVPIVLLSGLLFMGGMAYGYLLFFPIMFNFLAGNAVSAGFAPYWSIVLWTEFVLLLTFSFGLAAQMPLAITGLSYTGIVPYEQFRDKWRYAVVAIFVFGAVFSPPDPFTQIMWAAPLLVLYGFSLYLAKFAVTMKRGSERLSVGGVLRRNWNATAALLVAGVAVAWLYANTGGRDAANAALEAIGSSYRAPAVDGLTSLSATTNVVLVGLAIGVGFAVIGLLLFAYRELEETVEPDSEMGDPAGIDLETLDEDGVRAAPIQAFESMSEPEALEAAQHAIDEGDHGKAQAILDRHDEAHEPDPDAPEPPTHETDPLFTPVGPIGAIQRGRAWVDWGQRLRQQGQPLTVLAVVLFGLAYAVLGYPGEVNALLTQGGFEFAVPALGYSTVVAAGIAAAGVLAFVAVLVGVYVLLACYFAGTDPTAVNVGQLSTAELERAPPATFTALGEQEANFYANRALAADDDARARLILDRYDEATTAAEEEAEEDEAEPGSVSDRTQRAGSTFLDEFAEDTDEDDIGGYYKDIQFILGSLTSGLFYIVGTFMAVMAGSFFWLYTGGIRDVYADFLARVPGEVLEPGQTAAEASKVIALHPVEALVFEVKFSALLGVAAALPLIAYFAWPALRDRGFVRGRREVIFGWAALLSTGLLGGLVFGYLEVAPRVISFLVEDALAANMTISYRITDFFWLIFFTTAGIGILADVPVLMALLNTAGIPYTAMRNRWREVMIGMMLVAALLTPADALTMIMITIPLMAAYGIGLGLLYVLTLGGRRNLRKPTIGATRSDDR, from the coding sequence ATGTCCAGCGCGCTCGACGACGATACCCAGCGCGCCATCGCCGAGGGGCGGGAGACGGCGGGTGCGGTGCTCCGATCCGCACAGAAGGATCTCCAGAAAGTCTTCATCGTCTTCCTGATCGGGTTCTTGGGCGTGTTCATGGCGCTCCGGAGGGGCGTCTGGGAGTGGCTCAAAGGCGTCACGACCCAGCGCATGCCCGCGGAGCTCCAGTCGCAGTTCGACATCATCGCTCAGACGCCCTTCGACGTGATCCTGCTGCAGGCGAAGATTTCCCTCGTCGCAGGGATCATCGTCGCCGCCCCCGTCCTCGTCTACTTCTCCCGGGACGCCCTGCAGGAGCGGGGCCACTGGCCGGAGGTGCCCATCCCGCTGTGGAAGGCCGTCCCGATCGTCCTGCTCTCGGGGCTGCTGTTCATGGGCGGGATGGCGTACGGCTATCTCCTCTTCTTCCCGATCATGTTCAACTTCCTCGCCGGCAACGCGGTGTCGGCGGGCTTTGCCCCCTACTGGTCGATCGTTCTCTGGACCGAGTTCGTGCTGCTGCTGACGTTCTCGTTCGGGCTGGCGGCCCAGATGCCGCTTGCCATCACGGGGCTCTCCTACACCGGAATCGTCCCCTACGAGCAGTTCCGGGACAAGTGGCGCTACGCCGTCGTCGCGATCTTCGTCTTCGGCGCCGTGTTCTCGCCGCCGGACCCGTTCACCCAGATCATGTGGGCGGCCCCGCTACTCGTGCTGTACGGCTTCAGCCTCTATCTCGCGAAGTTCGCGGTGACGATGAAACGCGGCAGCGAGCGCCTCTCCGTCGGCGGCGTGCTCCGGCGCAACTGGAACGCGACCGCGGCGCTGCTGGTCGCCGGCGTCGCCGTCGCGTGGCTCTACGCGAACACCGGCGGCCGCGACGCCGCCAACGCCGCGCTCGAAGCGATCGGGAGCAGCTACCGCGCGCCCGCAGTCGACGGGCTCACGTCGCTCTCCGCGACCACGAACGTCGTGCTGGTCGGGCTCGCGATCGGCGTCGGCTTCGCCGTGATCGGCCTGCTGCTGTTCGCCTACCGCGAACTCGAAGAGACGGTCGAGCCCGATAGCGAGATGGGCGATCCGGCAGGGATCGACCTCGAGACCCTCGACGAGGACGGCGTCCGCGCGGCACCGATCCAGGCGTTCGAGTCGATGAGCGAGCCCGAAGCGCTCGAGGCCGCCCAGCACGCCATCGACGAGGGTGACCACGGGAAGGCACAGGCCATCCTCGACCGCCACGACGAGGCCCACGAGCCCGACCCCGACGCGCCCGAGCCCCCGACCCACGAGACCGACCCGCTGTTCACGCCGGTCGGCCCGATCGGCGCGATCCAGCGCGGCCGTGCGTGGGTCGACTGGGGCCAGCGCCTCCGCCAACAGGGGCAGCCCCTCACCGTGCTCGCAGTGGTGCTGTTCGGCCTCGCGTATGCCGTCCTCGGCTACCCTGGCGAGGTGAACGCGCTGCTCACGCAGGGCGGCTTCGAGTTTGCCGTCCCGGCATTGGGCTACTCGACGGTGGTTGCCGCGGGCATCGCCGCCGCGGGGGTGCTCGCGTTCGTCGCCGTCCTCGTCGGGGTCTACGTCCTGCTCGCGTGTTACTTCGCGGGCACCGACCCGACCGCGGTGAACGTCGGCCAGCTCTCGACTGCGGAGCTCGAACGCGCGCCGCCGGCGACGTTCACGGCGCTGGGCGAGCAGGAGGCGAACTTCTACGCCAACCGCGCGCTGGCGGCCGACGACGACGCCCGCGCACGCCTGATCCTCGACCGCTACGACGAAGCGACCACCGCGGCCGAGGAGGAAGCCGAGGAGGACGAGGCGGAGCCGGGAAGCGTGAGCGACCGCACCCAGCGCGCCGGCAGCACGTTCCTCGACGAGTTCGCCGAGGACACCGACGAAGACGATATCGGCGGCTACTACAAGGACATCCAGTTCATCCTCGGCTCGCTCACCTCGGGGCTGTTCTACATCGTCGGGACGTTCATGGCCGTGATGGCGGGCTCCTTTTTCTGGCTGTACACGGGCGGCATCCGCGACGTGTACGCCGACTTCCTCGCCCGCGTGCCGGGCGAGGTGCTCGAACCCGGCCAGACCGCCGCGGAGGCGTCGAAGGTGATCGCGCTCCACCCCGTCGAGGCGCTGGTGTTCGAAGTGAAGTTCTCGGCGCTGCTGGGCGTCGCCGCGGCGCTGCCGCTGATCGCCTACTTCGCGTGGCCCGCGCTGCGGGACCGCGGGTTCGTGCGCGGGCGCCGCGAGGTCATCTTCGGCTGGGCCGCGCTGCTGAGCACGGGACTGCTCGGCGGACTCGTGTTCGGCTACCTCGAAGTTGCACCGCGGGTGATCTCCTTCCTCGTCGAGGATGCACTCGCTGCGAACATGACGATCAGCTACCGGATTACCGACTTCTTCTGGCTGATCTTCTTCACCACCGCCGGGATCGGTATCCTCGCGGACGTGCCAGTGCTGATGGCGCTACTGAACACCGCGGGGATCCCCTACACCGCGATGCGAAACCGCTGGCGGGAGGTGATGATCGGGATGATGCTCGTCGCCGCGCTGCTGACGCCGGCGGACGCGCTCACGATGATCATGATCACGATCCCGCTGATGGCCGCCTACGGTATCGGCCTCGGGCTGCTGTACGTGCTCACCCTCGGCGGGCGGCGAAACCTCCGCAAACCCACGATCGGCGCCACGAGAAGCGACGATAGGTAG
- a CDS encoding twin-arginine translocase subunit TatC, whose protein sequence is MAEEPDDEEGREPSDSSASGSDEERTDPDVEPEDDSDHTESDESEPHDGDDDATDDAADDDVSEPDEEDDAPAFTNVDGLGPDNDTREDENGAGADDAEADDEDDDEFEAEHVFEDYDITETPTRPEERGATMPSVDDESEPDDGDGFDTDDGLLGEGPDSDQEMPLAAHIEEMMKRLSVVFIVGGAVALTLLGLGQLFEQVPTAVDIIDALWNNAIPGAPEIEGRRPRVYGPLELVLTKLKVTALAGLLVALPVFVYETYMFMRPGLYPRERRYYISAIPTSLILGTIGMAFSHFVIIPAIMSYFTVYTDENVATVAYGLESTFSLIIVLMSYMAVIFQIPLFIMLAIMMGIVTREWLEDKRLLFWGGFLTIAFLVNPDPTGMTPFIIAATMIVLYEGTLALLRWTGN, encoded by the coding sequence ATGGCCGAGGAACCGGACGACGAGGAGGGACGGGAGCCGTCCGACTCGTCAGCATCCGGTTCCGACGAGGAGCGAACGGACCCCGACGTCGAGCCGGAGGACGACTCCGATCACACGGAGTCGGACGAGTCGGAACCGCACGACGGGGACGATGACGCGACGGACGACGCGGCCGACGACGACGTGAGCGAGCCGGACGAAGAGGACGACGCGCCGGCGTTCACGAACGTCGACGGGCTCGGTCCCGACAACGACACGCGCGAGGACGAGAACGGCGCGGGAGCGGACGACGCCGAAGCAGACGACGAGGACGACGACGAGTTCGAGGCCGAACACGTTTTCGAGGATTACGACATCACCGAGACGCCGACGCGGCCCGAGGAGCGCGGCGCGACGATGCCGTCGGTAGACGACGAGTCCGAGCCGGACGACGGGGACGGGTTCGACACGGACGACGGGCTGCTCGGCGAGGGTCCCGACTCGGACCAGGAGATGCCGCTTGCGGCCCACATCGAGGAGATGATGAAGCGGCTGTCGGTGGTGTTCATCGTCGGCGGCGCGGTGGCGCTGACGCTTTTGGGACTGGGCCAGCTGTTCGAACAGGTGCCCACGGCGGTGGACATCATCGACGCGCTCTGGAACAACGCGATCCCCGGCGCGCCGGAGATCGAAGGCCGGCGGCCGCGCGTGTACGGCCCGCTGGAGCTGGTGCTCACCAAGCTCAAGGTGACCGCGCTGGCGGGGCTGCTCGTGGCGCTGCCGGTGTTCGTCTACGAGACGTACATGTTCATGCGGCCCGGGCTCTACCCCCGGGAGCGGCGGTACTACATCTCCGCGATCCCGACCAGCCTGATTCTCGGGACGATCGGGATGGCGTTCTCCCACTTCGTCATCATCCCGGCGATCATGAGCTACTTCACGGTGTACACCGACGAGAACGTCGCCACCGTCGCCTACGGGCTCGAGAGCACGTTCTCGCTGATCATCGTCCTGATGAGCTACATGGCGGTGATCTTCCAGATCCCGCTGTTCATCATGCTCGCGATCATGATGGGGATCGTCACCCGGGAGTGGCTCGAAGACAAGCGCCTCCTGTTCTGGGGTGGCTTTCTCACCATCGCGTTCCTCGTCAACCCCGACCCGACGGGGATGACGCCGTTCATCATCGCGGCGACGATGATCGTTCTCTACGAGGGGACGCTGGCGCTGCTGCGCTGGACCGGCAACTAA
- a CDS encoding toxin-antitoxin system TumE family protein — translation MATPIGDDLDGVSLGEKYPDGTLVRVFCLRTDRDAYPCGWAYKLHYGTTDPDPPRTLGDGTIRRYDNSHEDTKGHELHVAPDPEPKTIEFPGMVELWNRFWNEIPKPTVEVR, via the coding sequence ATGGCCACGCCGATCGGCGACGACCTCGACGGCGTTAGTCTGGGGGAGAAGTACCCGGATGGAACCCTCGTCCGGGTGTTCTGCCTACGGACCGACCGCGACGCGTACCCGTGTGGATGGGCCTACAAACTCCACTACGGCACAACGGATCCCGACCCACCCAGAACGCTCGGCGACGGGACAATACGGCGCTATGACAACTCCCACGAGGACACGAAGGGGCACGAACTGCACGTGGCTCCTGACCCAGAACCCAAGACAATCGAGTTCCCCGGAATGGTCGAACTCTGGAATCGGTTCTGGAACGAGATTCCGAAACCGACGGTCGAGGTCAGATAA
- a CDS encoding HVO_A0114 family putative DNA-binding protein, translating into MNDNTPPLHPLEREQLRAESTLVVTVKSSEAFEDDVTDSIETLDRGGSVDDPPTLSFTSYDDLMETFTPRVLDLIESVRRAEPESINEAARIVERDVKNVHDELTRLAQLGVVRFEDEGQRKRPVVPFDELVIDLPLDPESGDSAAAAP; encoded by the coding sequence ATGAACGACAACACGCCGCCACTGCACCCACTTGAGCGCGAACAGCTTCGAGCGGAATCGACGCTGGTCGTCACAGTCAAATCGTCCGAGGCGTTCGAGGACGACGTGACCGACAGCATCGAGACGCTCGACCGGGGTGGCTCGGTCGACGACCCACCCACGCTCTCGTTTACCAGCTACGATGACCTCATGGAGACGTTCACGCCCCGCGTGTTGGACCTCATCGAGAGCGTCCGGCGTGCAGAGCCCGAGAGTATCAACGAGGCAGCGCGAATCGTCGAGCGGGACGTGAAGAACGTCCACGATGAACTCACTCGACTCGCTCAACTGGGGGTCGTCCGTTTCGAGGACGAAGGCCAGCGCAAGCGGCCGGTCGTCCCGTTCGACGAACTCGTCATCGACCTCCCGCTCGATCCGGAGTCAGGGGATAGTGCCGCTGCCGCTCCGTAG
- a CDS encoding type IV pilin — protein MKQKIKAMLDEDRGVSPVIGVILMVAITVILAAVIGTFVLGLGDSLQQAPQAQLDASSTSSGNLTISHNGGDALTVSDVSVSLNSTTDLSLSDNSTFSGDEFGVGDSATFESGTNGAPTMNGEVEVTIIHKPSQSILLDTTVEVE, from the coding sequence ATGAAACAGAAAATCAAAGCGATGCTCGACGAGGACCGTGGTGTGAGCCCGGTTATCGGCGTCATCCTGATGGTCGCGATCACGGTCATTCTGGCCGCAGTGATCGGCACGTTCGTACTCGGACTTGGAGACAGCCTGCAGCAGGCGCCGCAGGCTCAGTTGGATGCGAGTTCAACAAGTTCCGGTAATCTCACGATTTCACACAATGGTGGTGACGCATTGACGGTTAGCGATGTGAGTGTTTCTCTGAATAGCACAACTGACCTGTCGCTTTCAGACAATAGCACTTTCAGTGGGGATGAATTCGGTGTCGGAGATAGTGCCACCTTTGAAAGTGGTACGAACGGTGCCCCCACAATGAACGGTGAGGTAGAGGTGACGATCATCCACAAACCCTCGCAATCCATTCTGCTCGACACAACGGTTGAGGTGGAATAA
- a CDS encoding type IV pilin, which translates to MSPVIGVILMVAITVILAAVIGTFVLGLGDSLNQAPQAQLDAEVGNSNNVSISHNGGDAIRAGDLTVNVEGNGAENFESITSYAADDEFSVADTASANHSTDANEGDRVVIVHEPSDSILLDTEL; encoded by the coding sequence GTGAGCCCGGTCATCGGGGTCATCCTGATGGTCGCGATCACGGTCATCTTGGCCGCCGTCATTGGAACATTCGTCCTCGGCCTCGGTGACAGCCTGAACCAGGCACCGCAGGCTCAGCTGGATGCGGAAGTTGGCAACAGTAATAACGTCTCAATCTCACACAACGGTGGGGACGCTATCCGTGCGGGTGACCTCACGGTGAATGTAGAGGGTAATGGGGCTGAGAACTTCGAGTCCATAACCAGCTACGCCGCCGATGATGAGTTCTCCGTTGCCGATACCGCCTCGGCAAACCACTCGACCGATGCTAATGAAGGTGACCGAGTAGTCATCGTCCACGAGCCGTCCGACAGCATTCTCCTCGATACGGAATTGTAG
- the lonB gene encoding ATP-dependent protease LonB, translating into MSNETDDTDVPDEGEQGDDPFPLNGSGAREGDPDEQPDPPAEQQRRGEDEDEPPEIDDLGSEVEFDAEIADDEEIGKDDLLGGLRIDSTSEIEVPDRLVDQVIGQEHARDVVMKAAKQRRHVMMIGSPGTGKSMLAKAMAELLPKEELEDVLVYHNPDDGNEPKVRTVPAGKGEQIIDAHKEEAQKRDQLRRLLMWIVIAVVAGYAILAMGNPIIAVIAAVLIYIGFQYISRGSDAMIPNLLVDNADTKTAPFEDATGAHAGALLGDVRHDPFQSGGMETPSHDRVEAGAIHKANKGVLFIDEINTLDVRSQQHLMTAVQEGAFGITGQSERSSGAMVQTEPVPTDFVMVAAGNMDAMENMHPALRNRIRGYGYEVYMDDTIRDSPEMRRKYARFVAQEVENDGRLPHFTDDAVEEVILEARRRAGRKDHLTLELRSLGGLVRVAGDIARGEGAASTTREHVLEAKGRSRSIEQQLADDYIERRKDYELQVSEGYQVGRVNGLAVMGQDSGIMLPVMAEITPSQGMGGQVIATGQLQEMAEESVQNVSAIIKKYTDEGIADKDIHIQFIQTGQQGVDGDSASITVATAVISALENIGVDQSLAMTGSLSVRGDVLPVGGVTHKIEAAAKAGCDRVIIPKANEQDVMIEDEYKEMIEIIPVSHISEVLEVALEGEGGKDSLVSRLKSITGSALESSDVTKPAGGSEPTPQ; encoded by the coding sequence ATGAGCAACGAAACGGACGATACCGACGTGCCCGACGAGGGGGAGCAGGGTGACGATCCCTTCCCGCTCAACGGGTCGGGCGCCCGCGAGGGCGACCCCGACGAACAGCCCGACCCCCCTGCGGAGCAGCAGCGCCGCGGGGAGGACGAGGACGAGCCTCCCGAGATCGACGACCTCGGGAGTGAGGTCGAGTTCGACGCCGAGATCGCCGACGACGAGGAGATCGGGAAGGACGACCTGCTCGGCGGGCTCCGCATCGATTCGACCAGCGAGATCGAAGTGCCGGATCGGCTGGTCGATCAGGTGATCGGACAGGAGCACGCCCGGGACGTCGTGATGAAGGCGGCAAAGCAGCGCCGCCACGTGATGATGATCGGCTCCCCCGGGACGGGGAAGTCGATGCTCGCGAAGGCGATGGCCGAGCTCCTGCCGAAGGAGGAGCTCGAAGACGTGCTGGTGTACCACAATCCGGACGACGGCAACGAGCCGAAAGTCCGGACCGTGCCCGCGGGCAAGGGCGAACAGATCATCGACGCCCACAAGGAGGAGGCCCAGAAGCGCGATCAGCTACGGAGGCTCCTGATGTGGATCGTGATCGCCGTGGTCGCCGGCTACGCCATCCTCGCGATGGGGAACCCCATCATCGCCGTGATCGCGGCGGTGCTGATCTACATCGGGTTCCAGTACATCTCACGGGGCAGCGACGCGATGATCCCGAACCTGCTGGTGGACAACGCCGACACGAAGACCGCGCCGTTCGAGGACGCCACGGGCGCCCACGCGGGGGCGCTGCTGGGCGACGTGCGCCACGACCCGTTCCAGTCCGGCGGGATGGAGACGCCGAGCCACGACCGCGTCGAGGCCGGCGCCATCCACAAGGCGAACAAGGGCGTGCTGTTCATCGACGAGATCAACACGCTCGACGTGCGCTCCCAGCAGCACCTCATGACCGCGGTCCAAGAGGGCGCGTTCGGGATCACGGGCCAGTCCGAGCGCTCCTCGGGCGCGATGGTCCAGACCGAGCCCGTCCCGACGGACTTCGTGATGGTCGCGGCGGGGAACATGGACGCGATGGAGAACATGCACCCCGCGCTCCGGAACCGCATCCGCGGCTACGGGTACGAGGTGTACATGGACGACACCATCCGCGACAGTCCGGAGATGCGCCGGAAGTACGCGCGCTTCGTGGCCCAAGAGGTCGAGAACGACGGCCGGCTCCCGCACTTCACGGACGACGCCGTCGAGGAGGTCATCCTCGAGGCCCGGCGCCGCGCCGGCCGGAAGGACCACCTCACGCTCGAACTCCGTTCGCTGGGTGGGCTGGTCCGCGTCGCGGGCGACATCGCCCGCGGCGAGGGCGCGGCGTCGACGACCCGCGAGCACGTGCTCGAAGCCAAGGGCCGCAGCCGCTCGATCGAGCAGCAGCTCGCCGACGACTACATCGAGCGCCGGAAGGACTACGAGCTGCAGGTCTCGGAGGGGTACCAGGTCGGCCGCGTCAACGGGCTCGCGGTGATGGGCCAGGACTCCGGGATCATGCTGCCCGTGATGGCGGAGATCACCCCCTCTCAGGGGATGGGCGGACAGGTGATCGCCACCGGCCAGCTGCAGGAGATGGCCGAGGAGTCGGTGCAGAACGTCTCGGCGATCATCAAGAAGTACACCGACGAGGGGATCGCCGACAAGGACATCCACATCCAGTTCATCCAGACCGGCCAGCAGGGCGTCGACGGCGACTCGGCGTCGATCACGGTCGCGACGGCGGTGATCTCCGCACTGGAGAACATCGGCGTCGACCAGAGCCTCGCGATGACGGGCTCGCTGTCGGTGCGGGGCGACGTGCTCCCCGTCGGCGGCGTGACCCACAAGATCGAGGCCGCCGCGAAGGCCGGCTGTGACCGCGTGATCATCCCGAAGGCCAACGAGCAGGACGTGATGATCGAGGACGAGTACAAGGAGATGATCGAGATCATTCCGGTCTCGCACATCTCCGAGGTGCTCGAAGTCGCGCTGGAGGGCGAAGGCGGGAAGGACTCGCTGGTGAGCCGGCTCAAGAGCATCACCGGCTCCGCGCTGGAGAGTTCGGACGTGACGAAGCCCGCGGGCGGGTCGGAGCCGACGCCGCAGTAA
- a CDS encoding nicotinamide-nucleotide adenylyltransferase yields MRGFYIGRFQPYHDGHHRMVGEIAEEVDELVVGIGSAGDSHTTRNPFTAGERVMMVTKALESLDIPTYVVPIEDLDRNAVWVGHVQSMTPKFDVAYSNNPLVVRLFKESGVEVRQSPMFQRDVLEGTEIRERLVTGGDWESLVPEAVATTIHEIDGVDRIRHISETDTNGD; encoded by the coding sequence ATGCGGGGGTTCTACATCGGACGGTTTCAGCCGTACCACGACGGCCACCACCGAATGGTGGGGGAGATCGCCGAGGAGGTCGACGAGCTCGTGGTCGGGATCGGCTCCGCCGGCGACTCCCACACCACGCGGAACCCCTTCACCGCCGGCGAGCGCGTGATGATGGTGACGAAGGCGCTGGAGTCGCTCGACATCCCCACCTACGTCGTCCCGATCGAGGACCTCGACCGCAACGCGGTCTGGGTCGGCCACGTTCAGTCGATGACGCCGAAGTTCGACGTGGCGTACTCGAACAACCCCCTCGTCGTCCGGCTGTTCAAGGAGTCCGGCGTCGAGGTGCGCCAGTCGCCGATGTTCCAGCGCGACGTACTCGAAGGGACGGAGATCCGCGAGCGACTGGTCACCGGCGGGGACTGGGAGTCGCTCGTCCCCGAGGCGGTCGCCACGACGATCCACGAGATCGACGGCGTCGACCGCATCCGCCACATCTCCGAGACCGACACCAACGGGGACTGA